One window of Chlamydia sp. 04-14 genomic DNA carries:
- a CDS encoding CT620/CT621 family type III secretion system effector encodes MSSFYIQNRPKTVSGDGLFNIKLNHKFSNFDAKAQPAIDIEALNSGLYVLKRLASVIEAGNVQASMLLNPNNTIFPSPPVAPRRHTSSNPNPAPGSSKTIASIQGETAVNLVPLILDGLAAFMASTPDVNLAQIASVTLAITLVKPFLGNSSLTSAQQATVFNNCYEPSKQDILEQIKKEQATEIKKGQDKLSAKLESAEASKKEIKKTIEEYADQFASDFFDAHVKKQFMAYRSSIGEETLKMMESMKAIEAQVPDPTKDNAQSVNGMIMLRAIFNGLTDAVKKVPALGGEEDIIKTQLALSDLLTQNSLSDADLKKIYEATDLPSKASLDLYLKPRDAAIYREGITGAYQAAVQNLTTVRSSIENEKQTLENQLAAFQQGVSSYTSWVNESKNIVAGKDYTSVLVTAAMEANAGLTSLSQMQGNLTDSERAIFDTHVPKYLELTIGNGTSVTKFIAKMNAFQEISEYTLQTAVQTQDQVQTFLSGKGLAIKNYKFFEQVGTEIISISSNLTNYVKAEKGYQIPNFDNFVQQILKISNIDGNFSSQATKVLGDFKTAADAHIKQLQQQIAELDKKYKEYNPADASFTADRKKAVESWLNSESLGSAFIYLILNSQLPKQSAFLNPLIEEINFNNLAANAINDLLKITNHFSTTSVYYNLSSYLIESKEGKDLFCGDYFETCLALSKEKEYITRDTDRCRRAQGLVEALLSKIDKLPNISSSQKSEMLNATSNYKYSLTITFNQLNLLNALLSNLKIEEQTKDNKYNSSVFKITGPKDWIPTLASLEGFISNGFPNITPTGGLGPLFTQIQADQQDYTTQGQTQQLNLQNQMTNVQQEWTLVSTSMQVLNQILSKLVGEIYPN; translated from the coding sequence ATGTCTTCTTTTTATATACAGAACAGGCCTAAAACAGTTTCGGGTGATGGTTTATTTAATATTAAATTAAACCATAAGTTTTCTAATTTTGACGCTAAAGCTCAGCCAGCTATAGACATAGAAGCATTGAATTCTGGGTTGTATGTTTTAAAACGTTTGGCGTCGGTTATAGAAGCTGGTAATGTCCAGGCTTCTATGTTACTGAACCCAAACAACACTATATTCCCTTCCCCTCCTGTAGCACCCAGACGTCATACAAGCAGTAATCCAAATCCTGCTCCGGGGAGTTCTAAAACTATCGCAAGTATTCAAGGAGAAACAGCTGTAAATCTTGTACCTCTTATCCTTGATGGTTTGGCAGCTTTTATGGCTTCAACTCCGGACGTTAATCTGGCACAGATAGCTTCTGTCACCCTCGCTATCACATTAGTTAAACCCTTTCTTGGTAATTCTTCGCTTACCTCTGCTCAACAAGCCACTGTATTCAATAACTGCTATGAACCAAGTAAGCAAGATATCCTTGAGCAAATAAAAAAAGAGCAGGCTACTGAAATCAAGAAAGGTCAAGACAAACTGTCAGCTAAGCTTGAATCTGCAGAAGCCTCAAAAAAGGAAATCAAGAAAACTATCGAAGAATATGCTGATCAATTCGCATCAGATTTTTTCGATGCTCATGTGAAAAAACAATTCATGGCTTATCGATCATCTATCGGGGAGGAAACTCTCAAAATGATGGAAAGTATGAAAGCTATTGAAGCACAAGTCCCCGATCCTACTAAAGATAACGCACAAAGTGTCAACGGAATGATAATGCTTCGCGCTATTTTTAACGGCCTTACGGATGCTGTAAAAAAAGTTCCTGCATTAGGAGGAGAAGAAGACATTATTAAAACACAGCTTGCTTTGAGCGATCTTCTGACTCAAAATTCATTAAGTGATGCAGATTTAAAAAAGATTTATGAAGCCACAGACCTACCCAGTAAAGCTTCCCTAGATTTGTATCTAAAACCGCGTGATGCTGCTATATACCGAGAAGGAATTACAGGAGCCTATCAAGCTGCTGTACAGAATCTAACTACGGTACGTTCTTCAATAGAAAACGAAAAACAGACTCTAGAAAATCAATTAGCGGCATTTCAACAAGGTGTCAGTTCCTATACTTCCTGGGTAAATGAGTCTAAAAATATTGTAGCAGGAAAAGATTATACCTCTGTTTTAGTAACCGCCGCTATGGAAGCTAACGCGGGTCTGACCAGTCTATCCCAGATGCAAGGGAATCTCACGGATTCAGAAAGAGCAATTTTCGACACACACGTTCCTAAATATCTAGAACTTACTATAGGAAATGGCACCTCTGTAACTAAATTCATTGCGAAAATGAACGCCTTCCAAGAAATTTCAGAGTATACTCTACAAACTGCGGTACAAACTCAAGATCAAGTACAAACCTTTTTATCGGGGAAAGGACTTGCTATCAAAAATTATAAATTCTTCGAACAAGTTGGGACAGAAATCATATCAATATCCAGTAACTTAACTAATTATGTTAAAGCTGAAAAAGGTTATCAAATCCCCAATTTTGATAATTTTGTACAACAGATATTAAAAATCTCTAACATTGATGGCAATTTCTCATCTCAAGCAACCAAAGTACTAGGAGATTTCAAAACAGCTGCTGACGCCCACATTAAACAACTCCAACAACAAATTGCGGAGCTAGATAAAAAATATAAGGAATATAATCCCGCGGACGCTAGTTTTACAGCTGACCGTAAGAAAGCCGTAGAAAGCTGGTTAAATTCAGAGAGTTTGGGCTCTGCATTTATTTATCTAATTTTAAACTCGCAATTACCTAAACAATCTGCCTTTTTAAATCCTTTAATAGAAGAGATTAACTTCAACAACCTTGCCGCAAACGCAATTAATGACCTTTTAAAAATTACAAATCACTTCTCTACAACTTCCGTGTATTACAATCTCTCTTCCTACCTTATCGAAAGTAAAGAAGGTAAAGATTTGTTCTGTGGGGATTATTTTGAGACCTGCCTTGCCCTATCCAAAGAAAAAGAATACATAACTCGTGATACAGATCGTTGCCGACGAGCTCAAGGTTTGGTAGAGGCATTACTAAGTAAAATTGATAAATTACCCAATATCTCCTCATCTCAAAAATCTGAGATGCTTAACGCAACTTCCAACTATAAATACTCTCTAACAATTACATTTAATCAGCTTAACCTTCTAAACGCACTACTATCCAACCTGAAAATCGAAGAGCAAACAAAAGATAATAAGTACAATAGTAGCGTATTTAAAATTACTGGTCCTAAAGATTGGATTCCTACTTTAGCTTCTTTAGAGGGGTTTATTTCCAATGGATTCCCTAATATAACACCTACGGGTGGTTTAGGACCCTTATTTACTCAGATCCAAGCTGATCAGCAAGACTACACTACTCAAGGACAAACTCAGCAGTTAAACTTGCAAAACCAGATGACTAACGTACAACAAGAGTGGACATTAGTATCAACATCTATGCAAGTGCTGAATCAGATCCTTTCCAAGCTAGTAGGTGAAATTTACCCTAATTAG
- a CDS encoding cell surface protein, producing MVNPVGPIDESKNIAPADLSTLGMEASAANRSSEAEAISGAAGKPGPSQPSVETLGRLRSLSSARSALSNFFDKIAAFFSGKTVPSSFDEAKTQADSAKNALQSAQTYDQFKTALQQLQDAIKYMEKLATTDEQKAVANTWKTNLAAQQSTIDKINQLGSILDENKKLLEAIKTTSSIDQVTGAAGQIEVNKAAAAALIEELKKAGVNYPVIDNLESSITTSGTEVTTLASALMEAYAAGKNSAAAVEQANANNSPANIEASKQTIEEAKKAIDAALALAPNSPIAKAAQKEQQQAAKDILNVKPSGGSDVPIGGPGAPSSVGTSQNRGATLGEVRVSMLLADVDNETAAIIMQGFRNMIDNFHAQNSDFTAPLEEVLNQVADLSTQINPADAEATAQLQQIQQALQDALQGTAGQDGMINALGAITTAASISTGAPIASANQGGSAVKQLYKTGSTASSSKSYADSLSAGYDAYQSLNDVYSRSSASNREVLDRTSTPALTQTVSRTETRPRDNDNAAQRFARIIAGNSNTLGDVYASTGVLQTLLSELQNNPQANEEEIKQKLTSAITKAPQSGYPHVQISNDSTQKFIAKLEDEFTRGSKRLAEAKEAAFERQPLFIQQVLVNIASLFSGYLQ from the coding sequence ATGGTTAATCCTGTCGGCCCTATAGATGAATCAAAAAACATTGCTCCTGCAGACCTATCTACCTTAGGTATGGAGGCTAGCGCAGCAAATCGTAGCTCAGAAGCTGAAGCGATATCCGGAGCCGCGGGCAAGCCCGGACCGTCTCAGCCTTCTGTAGAAACTTTAGGACGACTGAGATCTTTAAGCTCAGCCAGGAGCGCTCTGTCTAACTTTTTTGATAAGATAGCTGCTTTCTTCTCAGGAAAAACAGTTCCTTCAAGTTTTGATGAGGCTAAGACACAAGCTGATAGTGCTAAAAATGCTTTGCAAAGCGCACAGACTTATGATCAGTTTAAGACTGCTCTACAACAGCTTCAAGATGCTATCAAGTATATGGAGAAATTAGCTACTACTGATGAACAGAAAGCAGTAGCTAATACTTGGAAAACTAATCTTGCTGCACAGCAATCTACTATCGATAAAATTAATCAGTTAGGCAGCATCCTCGATGAGAATAAAAAGCTTTTAGAAGCAATAAAGACTACCTCATCTATTGATCAGGTTACAGGTGCTGCTGGACAGATAGAAGTCAATAAAGCTGCTGCCGCGGCGCTTATTGAAGAGTTAAAGAAAGCAGGTGTTAACTATCCTGTGATAGATAATCTTGAGAGTAGTATTACAACTTCTGGAACAGAAGTTACTACATTAGCCTCTGCCTTAATGGAAGCCTATGCTGCGGGGAAAAATAGTGCTGCGGCTGTTGAGCAAGCCAATGCAAATAACAGTCCTGCAAATATAGAAGCCTCTAAGCAGACAATCGAAGAAGCAAAAAAGGCTATAGATGCTGCTCTTGCTTTAGCTCCAAACTCTCCTATAGCTAAAGCAGCTCAAAAAGAACAACAACAAGCGGCCAAAGACATTCTCAATGTTAAGCCTAGCGGTGGTAGCGATGTACCTATCGGAGGACCTGGAGCTCCTAGTAGCGTGGGGACTTCTCAAAATCGCGGAGCTACCTTAGGCGAAGTCCGTGTGTCGATGTTGCTTGCCGATGTTGATAACGAAACCGCAGCAATAATTATGCAAGGTTTCAGAAATATGATTGATAACTTCCACGCTCAAAACTCTGATTTTACAGCTCCGTTGGAAGAGGTTCTAAATCAAGTAGCAGACTTATCAACCCAGATCAACCCTGCGGATGCAGAGGCTACAGCACAGCTACAACAAATACAACAAGCTCTACAAGACGCGCTGCAAGGAACAGCGGGTCAAGACGGCATGATCAATGCCTTAGGAGCAATAACAACAGCAGCGTCGATTTCCACGGGAGCTCCAATTGCTTCCGCGAATCAAGGTGGATCAGCTGTAAAGCAGCTTTACAAAACAGGATCTACTGCCTCGAGTTCTAAATCTTATGCCGATTCTTTATCTGCGGGTTATGATGCATATCAATCTCTAAATGATGTTTACTCACGTAGTAGTGCGTCTAATCGTGAGGTTTTAGATCGTACATCTACACCAGCATTAACACAGACAGTTTCTAGAACAGAAACTCGACCTCGTGATAACGATAATGCTGCTCAACGTTTTGCAAGAATTATAGCTGGAAATAGCAATACTCTTGGTGATGTTTATGCATCGACAGGCGTGTTACAAACATTACTAAGCGAATTACAAAATAATCCCCAAGCGAATGAAGAAGAAATCAAACAGAAGCTGACATCTGCGATTACAAAAGCTCCGCAGTCAGGTTATCCTCATGTACAGATTTCTAACGATTCTACTCAGAAGTTTATCGCTAAACTTGAGGATGAATTTACTCGAGGATCGAAAAGACTTGCTGAGGCAAAAGAAGCTGCATTTGAGAGGCAGCCTTTGTTTATCCAGCAGGTGCTGGTGAACATAGCTTCACTATTCTCAGGATACCTACAGTAA
- a CDS encoding murein biosynthesis integral membrane protein MurJ, whose protein sequence is MNKKDGQGSVASSLFNLLSGTFFSRVTGMLREIVMAAYFGADPLVAAFWLAFRTIFFLRKILGGPILGLAFIPHFEFLRAQDTSRAAFFFKSFSRFFCLNACVFTLVIEMGLGTWLYYAHGNTADALQLTMILLPSGIFLMMYTVNSALLHCEKRFLSVGLAPAVVNVLWILTVFLARHSDPRKRIVGLSVILVIGFILEWFVTVPGVRKFLKTATTPPKERDSIKALIAPLSLGLLSMGVFQINLLTDMCLARYIHEVGPLYLMYSIRIQQLPVHLFGLGVFTVLLPSISRCVQEDNNEEGYELMKFALNLTVSVMVIMTMGLLLLALPGVRVLYEHGLFPTSAVHAIVQVLRGYSGSIIPMALIPLISVLFYARRHYTIPLVIGIIAAIANMILNVVFGCWLIKHVSGLAYATSLVSWAQLYFLWQYASKKHPAYSGLMWITFKRSIKVVGVACLAFTVTLGVNILTHTTYVIFLSPITPLPWSLSSFVAQSAAFFSESVIFLAFLFGFAKLLRVEDLVNLTSFQYWKGRRSSLHNSPVMQDSQN, encoded by the coding sequence ATGAATAAAAAAGACGGCCAAGGATCAGTAGCCAGCTCACTTTTTAATTTATTGTCAGGAACCTTTTTTAGTCGCGTAACAGGAATGTTACGTGAAATTGTTATGGCAGCTTATTTCGGGGCCGATCCTTTAGTAGCAGCTTTTTGGTTAGCATTCAGAACAATTTTCTTTTTAAGGAAAATTCTTGGAGGACCTATTTTAGGGCTGGCGTTCATTCCTCATTTTGAATTTTTAAGAGCACAAGATACAAGTCGTGCTGCTTTTTTCTTTAAAAGCTTTTCAAGATTTTTTTGTCTTAATGCCTGCGTATTCACACTAGTTATCGAAATGGGGTTAGGAACATGGTTGTATTATGCTCACGGAAATACCGCTGATGCCTTACAGCTAACCATGATCCTCTTGCCATCAGGCATATTCCTTATGATGTATACGGTGAACTCAGCTTTGCTACATTGTGAGAAAAGATTTCTCAGTGTTGGTTTAGCTCCCGCCGTTGTTAATGTGCTTTGGATTCTTACGGTATTTCTCGCAAGACATAGTGATCCACGAAAACGTATTGTCGGATTATCAGTAATCCTTGTCATAGGGTTTATTTTAGAGTGGTTTGTTACCGTGCCTGGCGTGAGGAAATTTTTAAAAACAGCAACAACCCCGCCTAAAGAACGGGATAGTATAAAAGCTTTGATAGCTCCGCTATCATTAGGATTGCTCTCTATGGGAGTTTTCCAAATAAATCTTCTAACCGATATGTGTTTGGCCCGCTACATACATGAAGTTGGCCCGCTATATTTAATGTATTCCATACGGATACAACAACTGCCCGTACACCTGTTTGGTCTCGGAGTCTTTACCGTTCTTTTGCCCTCTATTTCTCGATGCGTTCAAGAAGATAATAACGAGGAAGGTTACGAACTTATGAAGTTCGCCTTGAATCTTACAGTTTCTGTAATGGTAATTATGACCATGGGATTGCTTCTCCTTGCTCTTCCCGGAGTTCGTGTGCTCTATGAGCATGGTTTATTCCCCACGAGTGCTGTACATGCTATCGTCCAGGTCCTACGTGGATATAGTGGAAGCATCATTCCCATGGCGCTTATTCCTTTGATTTCTGTGCTTTTTTATGCACGGCGTCACTACACTATACCTTTAGTTATCGGCATTATAGCTGCTATAGCTAATATGATACTCAATGTAGTTTTTGGTTGTTGGTTGATAAAACATGTTTCAGGATTAGCTTACGCAACTTCTCTTGTTTCCTGGGCACAACTATATTTTCTCTGGCAATATGCATCAAAAAAACATCCTGCATATTCTGGATTAATGTGGATTACATTTAAACGTTCTATAAAGGTTGTTGGGGTTGCGTGTTTAGCCTTCACAGTTACTCTAGGGGTTAATATTCTTACGCATACTACATATGTAATTTTCCTTAGTCCTATTACACCATTACCTTGGTCTTTATCATCTTTTGTAGCGCAAAGCGCTGCTTTTTTCTCTGAAAGCGTCATTTTCTTGGCTTTTTTGTTTGGTTTTGCAAAACTGCTTCGGGTAGAAGATCTTGTAAACTTAACATCTTTTCAATATTGGAAAGGACGCCGAAGCTCTTTGCATAATTCACCAGTTATGCAAGATAGTCAGAATTAG
- a CDS encoding deoxyribonuclease IV, with translation MQVFPPPQVPLLGAHTSAAGGLQNAIYEGQEIGASTIQMFTANQRQWRRRPLTDSLIHSFKKALEETSLSYIMSHAGYLINPGAPNPEILEKSRVCIQQEIEDCRSLGINFVNFHPGAAVNDSKEACLDRIVSSFSLMEPLFEDSPPLVVLLETTAGQGTLVGSNFEELGYLIDKLKHKIPVGVCIDTCHIFAAGYDITSPESWKQVLKNFDDNIGLSYLRAFHLNDSMFPLGQHKDRHAPLGEGDIGIESFKFLMTNEHTRMIPKYLETPGGPDLWTKEIRQLKSFQK, from the coding sequence ATGCAGGTATTTCCGCCTCCCCAAGTTCCTTTGTTGGGTGCTCATACATCCGCCGCTGGAGGCCTTCAAAATGCCATTTACGAAGGGCAAGAAATTGGGGCTTCTACTATTCAAATGTTTACCGCTAACCAGAGACAGTGGCGTAGGCGTCCTCTCACTGATTCTCTAATACATTCTTTTAAAAAAGCTCTTGAAGAGACTTCTCTATCTTATATTATGAGCCATGCCGGCTACTTAATTAATCCCGGAGCTCCTAATCCAGAAATCCTAGAAAAAAGCCGCGTCTGTATACAGCAAGAAATCGAGGATTGCAGATCTTTAGGAATCAACTTCGTTAATTTCCATCCTGGGGCAGCTGTCAATGACTCTAAAGAAGCTTGCTTAGATAGAATTGTTTCAAGTTTTTCTTTGATGGAGCCCTTATTTGAAGATTCTCCTCCCCTTGTCGTCCTTTTGGAAACTACAGCAGGTCAAGGGACCCTTGTCGGTAGTAATTTTGAAGAACTTGGCTATCTAATAGACAAACTTAAGCACAAAATTCCCGTAGGAGTTTGCATAGATACTTGTCATATCTTCGCTGCTGGTTACGATATTACCTCTCCAGAGTCTTGGAAGCAAGTACTCAAAAATTTTGATGACAATATAGGTCTATCATATTTAAGAGCTTTTCATCTTAATGACTCTATGTTTCCTTTAGGACAACATAAGGATCGTCATGCACCGTTAGGGGAAGGAGATATAGGTATCGAAAGTTTCAAATTTCTTATGACTAACGAACATACTCGAATGATCCCTAAATATCTAGAGACTCCCGGAGGTCCAGATCTATGGACCAAAGAAATTCGCCAGTTAAAAAGTTTTCAGAAATAA
- the rpsD gene encoding 30S ribosomal protein S4, giving the protein MARYCGPKNRIARRFGANIFGRSRNPLLKKPHPPGQHGMQRKKKSDYGLQLEEKQKLKACYGMILEKQLVKAFKEVIHKQGSVTKMFLERFECRLDNMVYRMGFAKTIFAAQQLVSHGHVLVNGKKVDRRSFFLRPGMQVSLKEKSRKLQSVQESLENKDESSLPSYISIDKNGFKGELLMSPEQDQMEAQLPLPVDISVVCEFLSHRT; this is encoded by the coding sequence ATGGCTCGATATTGTGGCCCTAAAAATAGAATAGCAAGGCGTTTTGGAGCGAATATTTTTGGAAGAAGCCGAAACCCTCTGCTCAAAAAGCCCCATCCTCCAGGTCAGCACGGTATGCAGAGAAAGAAAAAGTCTGACTACGGTCTTCAGCTTGAGGAAAAGCAAAAATTAAAAGCTTGCTATGGCATGATTTTGGAAAAGCAGCTTGTGAAGGCTTTCAAAGAAGTTATTCATAAGCAAGGCAGCGTCACAAAGATGTTCTTAGAAAGATTTGAATGTCGCCTGGATAACATGGTTTATCGCATGGGATTTGCTAAGACTATTTTTGCAGCACAGCAGTTAGTTTCTCACGGTCACGTATTAGTAAATGGGAAGAAAGTAGATAGAAGATCCTTTTTCCTACGCCCTGGAATGCAAGTTTCTCTAAAAGAGAAGTCTAGAAAGTTACAGTCAGTTCAAGAATCTTTAGAAAATAAAGATGAAAGCTCTTTACCATCCTATATTTCTATAGATAAGAATGGTTTTAAAGGAGAACTTTTAATGTCTCCGGAACAAGATCAAATGGAAGCACAACTTCCTCTGCCTGTTGACATTTCTGTTGTTTGTGAGTTCTTATCTCACAGAACATAA
- the trhO gene encoding oxygen-dependent tRNA uridine(34) hydroxylase TrhO — MKKNYYALAYYYLTRVDNPQEEIALHKELFKNLDVSCRIYISEQGINGQFSGYQPDAEHYMNWLRQRPGFSNVKFKIHHIEENIFPRVTVKYRKELVALGCDVDLSTQGKHISPKEWHEKLEENRCLVLDVRNNYEWKIGHFENAVLPDIETFREFPEYAERLSKEHDPETTPVMMYCTGGIRCELYSSLLLEKGFKEVYQLDGGVIAYGQAVGTGKWRGKLFVFDDRMAVPIDETDTDVAPIAKCSHCETDCDIYYNCANTDCNNLFICCENCIDSTKGCCSQECSQAPRIRSFSSSRGNKPFRRMHLCESTAEKEEAPSCCCSCSH; from the coding sequence ATGAAAAAGAATTATTACGCTTTAGCTTATTATTATTTGACTCGTGTAGATAATCCTCAAGAGGAAATCGCGTTGCACAAGGAACTATTTAAAAATCTAGATGTTTCTTGTCGTATCTACATATCTGAACAGGGAATTAATGGCCAGTTTAGTGGTTATCAACCCGACGCAGAGCACTACATGAACTGGCTAAGACAGCGTCCTGGATTTTCAAATGTAAAATTTAAAATTCATCACATTGAAGAAAATATTTTCCCTCGTGTGACTGTGAAGTATCGCAAAGAGCTTGTAGCTCTTGGTTGCGATGTGGATCTTTCTACTCAAGGTAAACATATTTCTCCAAAAGAATGGCATGAAAAACTGGAAGAGAATCGCTGTCTAGTTCTAGACGTAAGGAATAATTACGAATGGAAAATCGGGCATTTTGAAAACGCTGTTCTTCCAGACATTGAAACTTTCCGTGAATTCCCCGAGTATGCCGAACGGTTATCTAAAGAGCATGACCCCGAGACCACCCCTGTGATGATGTATTGCACCGGTGGTATACGCTGCGAGTTATACTCTTCTCTGCTCTTAGAAAAAGGTTTTAAAGAAGTTTATCAACTCGACGGTGGCGTTATAGCCTACGGTCAAGCTGTGGGAACAGGTAAATGGCGAGGAAAACTATTCGTATTTGACGATCGTATGGCAGTGCCTATCGATGAAACAGATACCGATGTGGCTCCTATTGCCAAATGCTCTCATTGTGAAACTGACTGCGATATTTATTACAATTGTGCCAATACCGATTGTAACAATCTATTCATCTGTTGTGAAAATTGTATCGACTCAACAAAAGGATGCTGTTCTCAAGAGTGTTCTCAAGCACCGAGAATCCGCTCCTTTTCATCATCTAGAGGAAACAAGCCTTTCCGTCGTATGCATCTATGCGAAAGCACGGCAGAGAAGGAAGAAGCCCCTAGCTGCTGCTGTTCTTGTTCACATTAA
- a CDS encoding MFS transporter, with translation MDISIQKKSFRALVITHFLTILNDNLYKFLLVFFLLEGKSLTENAKILSYVSLFFALPFLLLAPLAGSLSDRYQKRNIILATRLVEIVCTVLGLYFFYIQSAIGGYVVLILMASHTAIFGPAKMGILPEMLPLDYLSKANGIMTAVTYTGSILGSCFAPLLVDLTKNLAVNCYVLSTSFCVISSIVSTFVSLRIRPSNIKNRSQKITYVSFKDLWEILKDTRHVHYLTLSIFLVALFLLVGAYTQVEIIPFVEFTLGYPKHYGGYLFPLVALGVGVGSYVTGWLSGKDIKLGYVPIMTLGLGVAFMGLYAVSCSLVGVMFFLLLLGFLGGVYQVPLHAYVQYASPEHKRGQILAANNFLDFVGVLIAAGIVRILGSGLSLPPETSFLYMGIIIFCIGLWILWIWKELVYRLVLSAVLVRQLGSYLRLPKSIIPVCYMVRTHSYQEVRRVLAMLPKTIRSTVVILDQKLQPGWTTRIISYCVPTVISDLNDTSDHSMKEAWAVLQAKRLQILLKKQPDLCVVCLGKEENIEIFSKVLLEQGINIKNVFLSCNKVSYRRKIYDLSLNEAE, from the coding sequence ATGGATATATCAATACAGAAAAAGTCTTTTCGTGCTTTAGTAATAACGCATTTTCTTACGATATTAAATGATAATCTCTACAAGTTTCTTTTAGTATTTTTCCTTCTTGAAGGAAAAAGTTTAACAGAGAATGCTAAGATATTATCCTACGTAAGTTTATTCTTTGCTTTACCGTTTCTACTGCTAGCACCTTTAGCCGGAAGTTTATCAGACAGGTATCAGAAACGGAACATTATCTTAGCCACGCGTCTGGTAGAGATCGTTTGTACAGTGCTGGGGCTATATTTCTTTTACATACAATCTGCGATTGGCGGTTATGTAGTTTTGATCCTTATGGCAAGTCATACAGCTATTTTCGGTCCCGCAAAAATGGGGATTCTTCCGGAGATGTTGCCTTTAGATTATTTATCTAAAGCCAATGGCATAATGACTGCTGTGACTTATACAGGAAGTATTTTAGGATCGTGTTTTGCTCCTTTGCTTGTTGATCTTACAAAAAATCTCGCAGTTAATTGTTACGTACTTTCAACATCATTTTGTGTTATTTCTTCAATTGTGAGTACATTTGTTTCTCTGAGAATACGCCCAAGCAATATTAAAAATCGTAGTCAAAAAATTACTTACGTAAGTTTTAAGGATCTCTGGGAGATCTTAAAAGATACACGTCACGTACACTATCTAACTTTATCAATTTTCCTTGTTGCTCTTTTTCTTTTAGTCGGAGCCTATACACAGGTAGAAATCATTCCCTTTGTAGAGTTTACTTTGGGCTACCCTAAACATTACGGAGGTTATTTATTCCCTCTTGTAGCTTTAGGTGTTGGCGTTGGATCCTATGTTACGGGATGGCTTTCCGGGAAAGATATTAAATTAGGTTATGTGCCTATCATGACTTTAGGCTTAGGCGTTGCCTTCATGGGCCTTTATGCTGTCTCTTGTTCTTTAGTCGGAGTGATGTTTTTCCTGCTCCTCTTAGGATTTTTAGGCGGGGTATATCAAGTGCCTCTACATGCTTATGTACAATACGCTAGCCCTGAACATAAGCGAGGACAAATTCTAGCTGCAAATAACTTTTTAGATTTTGTCGGAGTATTAATTGCAGCTGGAATCGTAAGGATTTTAGGGTCAGGATTGAGTTTGCCCCCAGAGACGAGCTTCTTGTATATGGGGATAATCATTTTCTGTATAGGGTTATGGATTTTGTGGATTTGGAAAGAGCTGGTCTATCGTTTGGTACTCAGTGCTGTATTAGTAAGACAGCTGGGAAGCTATCTTAGACTCCCTAAGTCAATAATTCCTGTTTGTTACATGGTGCGCACTCATTCTTATCAAGAAGTGCGTCGTGTATTAGCTATGCTACCAAAAACGATACGTAGCACTGTTGTAATATTAGATCAGAAATTACAACCAGGTTGGACAACTAGAATAATTTCTTACTGTGTGCCTACAGTAATTTCTGATCTTAATGATACGAGTGATCATAGTATGAAAGAAGCCTGGGCTGTTTTACAGGCCAAGCGTTTGCAGATACTGTTGAAAAAACAACCGGATCTTTGTGTAGTTTGCTTGGGAAAAGAAGAGAATATTGAAATATTTTCTAAAGTGTTGCTGGAGCAAGGAATTAATATTAAGAATGTTTTCTTGTCGTGCAATAAAGTTTCTTACCGAAGAAAAATTTATGATCTATCCTTGAACGAGGCTGAATAA